The genomic window TTCAGAGGACGGTTAGCAGGCCCTCGTTCTACAGAACCTTGGGCATCATAGCGTGAACCATGACAAGGACATTGGAACTGTTCATCAACAGGATTCCACGGGAAAGTACAACCCAAATGGGTGCAATTATCAACAATACCCATCTCATCGAGAGTGCCATCTTCTTTAACTGTTAAATAGGTAGGCTCACTTGCCAATCCAGCGATTAAAGCCCGTGTTCCTGGTTGTTCAGCTAAAATTTGGCTGGCTGGGATAGGATGACCGATTTGGTCTTTAGCGAGGATGCTACCATCTGCATCAGTGCTTTCGGCTGGAGGTACGAAAAACTTAGTCGCTGGATATAAGGCAGCACTCGCTGTAACTGCAACAATAGTTCCAGTGAAGAAATTCAGCAGTTGCCGCCTAGACATGGAAGGGTTGGACAGAATCAAACTATCATCCATAAACTTTCTCACTCTTTACTAATCTTTCTTTATTATACTACTATATAGTTATATAAACTTTTTAGGAGATTTATTTTCCCCAACGCCCTTTTTTCTAGTCAGTATCTTAATTAAAAGTAATACAAGAGTTCTGATGGCTGACAAATAATAATAATAATAGGAATCAATCTATTGGTCTATCAGTTTAAGGACGGTTCGTAGTAAGGACTTTAGTCCTTACTACAAACTTGCTTATCCCTCAGTTCATCCCCAAATCAACAATCAAATATTCGGAGATTTCCTGCAATGGCTCACATTGTCATCGTCGGTGCAGGGTTGGGAGGTTTGCCCACAGCTTATGAATTACGGCATATCCTCCCCAAAGAACATCATGTCACCGTAATTTCAGAAACCCCTTACTTCACCTTTATTCCTTCATTGCCTTGGGTAGCGATGGGTTTAACTTCTTTGGAGTCAATTCAGGTTAGCTTACAAAAACGATTGCAACTGAAAGGGATTAACTGGATACTAGGGCGAATAGATCACTTAAATCCTCAAGATCAAAAGATATCATTCGGAGAGCAAAGCATTACTTACGATTACTTGATTATTGCTACAGGGGCAGAACTAGCATTAGATGCAGTAGCTGGACTAGGCCCCGATGGATATACACAATCAGTCTGTAATCCCCATCACGCTTTAATGGCACACAAAGCTTGGCAAAACTTTCTCCTTGCACCAGGGCCATTAGTAGTAGGAGCATTACCGAAAACGAGTTGTTTAGGCCCTGCCTACGAGTTTACGCTATTAGCAGACTACGTTTTGAGGAAACAGGGATTAAGAGAACAGGTATCAATTACCTTTGTGACTCCAGAACCCTACGCCGGACACTTGGGTATTGGTGGAATGGCTAATTCTGCCCACTTAGTGAAGGAAATTATGGCACAACGAGGGGTAGAAGTTATTGAAAATGTGGAAGTCACAGCAATTGAGCCAAATCAGATTCATCTAGGAAATGGCAGAGTCTTACCCTTTGCTTATTCAATGCTACTCCCACCCTTCCGGGGGCCGCGTTTTGTGCGCCAAGTACCAGGATTAAGCAATCAGGATGGCTTTATTCCCGTATTACCTACATACAGACATCCTGAATATGCCTCAATTTATGCCATAGGTGTGGTTGTAGAGATAAAACCACCAGAGGAGACACCTATACCCTTGGGTGTACCCAAAACTGGACAGATGACGGAAGCAATGGGAATGGCCGTGGCACATAATATTGCTATTGAATTGGGTGTCATTTCTGCCCAGCCTGTAACCTCAACACTTGATGCCATTTGCTTTGCTGACTTTGGTGACACAGGCATTTTATTTCTCGCTAATCCTGTGCTACCAGATGCAGTCACAGGTAAACGTCGGCGGGCTGTGGCTTTGAGTGGTGCTTGGGTAAGTTGGGCTAAAACTGCGTTTGAGAAGTATTTTTTAGCCAAAATGCGCTTTGGTGCAGCAGTACCTTGGTTTGAAAGACTAGGTTTGAAATTATTGGGTTTGTCTTTAGTTAAGCCTATCAAAGTAGAGATTAGTAGAGACATTAGTCAAGAGATTTCGTGAAGATAAAAAATGAGGAAGAAATTATGAATTGTCAAGGAAACCGCCACCGACGGCATCAAATATCTAGATTAGATCATGGAGATAAAAGAGGTATGTGTGGTGTAGCGATCGCCAATACTACCACTAACACCACTAGCCCAACCTCCGCTTATAATCCGAGTAGGGAATTAAATGCCGAAACCCAACAGGCAATGATTGATGCCATCAACGATGAATATTATGCCCGTGCTTTTTACACCGCAGTAATCAACAAATTTGGTGAAGTGCGTCCTTTTAGCAACATTGTTCACGCCGAAGATAGACACGTCTCTTTGTGGAATCACCTATTTACCAAATACGGATTACCGATTCCTCCTGATACCTTTATGGGAAATATCCCCGCCCCCGATACTCTCCAAGCTGCCTGTCAAACAGGAGTAGAATCAGAAATAGCCAACGTCCAGATGTATGACCGCTTTTTAGAATTTGTACAACAAGCAGATTTACGGGCTGCTTTTATCCAACTTCGCCATGTCTCACAAAATAACCATCTTCCCGCTTTTCAACGTTGTGTTGGTCGTTCTTAGGGAATGGGGACACATCAATTCAAAATTCAAAATTAAGAACTTCTGGGAAATATGGATTTAGATCAGATTCTCAAACAATATGCGGCTGGAGAACGGAATTTTCAGCGCGTCAATCTACAAGAAGCAGAATTAACAAACGCTAACCTCACAGGCGCAGATTTTAGTTATGCTGATTTACGTCAAACTCGACTTGGCAAAACTAATCTGAGCCAAGCTTGTTTACAAGCCGCAGACTTGAGTGAATCCATTCTTTGGGGCGTAGATTTGAGTGAAGCTGATTTATATCGTGCTGTTCTCCGAGAAGCTGATTTAACAGGTGCAAAACTAGTCAAGACACGTTTAGAAGAAACAAACTTAATTAAAGTAAGTTTGTGTGGGGCTAATTTACATCGTGCAAACTTATCTCGTTCTCTGCTATTTCAAGCAGACTTTCGCCCTAGTTCTAACCAGCATACAGATTTGGGATATGCGGTTTTAAGTGGGTCAGATTTGAGTTACGCTGACCTCAGAGCCGCTTCTTTGCATCATGCCAACTTAGATAAAGCCAAATTATGTCGCGCGAATCTGGGTAAGACAATCCAGTGGGGTAACTTGGCGGCTGATTTAACTGAGGCTAGTTTGCAAAATGCAGACTTGAGTTATGCCAATCTTGATAGTGCGATTCTGCGAAAAGCAAATTTGCAAGGTGCAGACCTAACAGGGGCAATTCTCACAAATGCCGATTTAGAGGGAGCAATCATGCCTGATGGTACAGTCTATGATTGAATATTAAGCGATCGCTTCAAAGACGCGTTAAGATTTTGTTTTTTAGAAAAGCTTTGGGCGAATATAATTCGCTACTACACAGGCTAAGTCTAGGGTGTTGATTCGTGTAGCCGCGATTTATATTCGCCAGCGTGGGTATTTTTCAAACTCCGTTACATTGACATACACTCAGCACTCACACGTGCTTTATCTAAGCAATCGCTCAATTTTTCAGCTAGAACCTGCACTTGGGGTTCTTTAAACAGAGTATGATGATATCCAGGAAGCTCCAAATTCTCTGAGCCAGCAGCAGCGAAACTAGCTAGTTTAGGTGAGTTTCTCAATTTCCATTCAGTGGAAGTAAATAAAGTTATCTTACCTGGATAGACTTGCGGTCTATAGGTATTTCTAGATTCTTGAAAGGCTTTTAGTAAATTAATGTCGTCTACATGGCGAGGTGATATTTGCCCTTTTTTATTGAGCAACTTCCCCTTAATCTGTTCTATGCTTAAACTCAATTTATGCTTGGTAAATCTCAACTTATCCTTAGCTTTTTCAAGAACATAGTCCAATCCAAATTGACCTATATTGTGCCAATAAAGAGAAAGACCTAAATCAACAGGTTCCCAAATCGAATCAATAAAAGCCAACATAGCTACTTGTTGACCTTTTGCTTGTAGCTGTTGAGCAATTTCAAAAGTCACAAACGAGTCACCACAATAGGTACTCAAGAAATAAGGACCATGAGGCTGGATGATTTGCATATCTTCAATGAACTTTGCCGCAACATCTTTAATTTGGATATCGGAAAGTTGATGTTTAAAAAAATCAGTTAGTCCAAATATATTCAGGGCATAAAATGGTTGGTCAGATCCCAAATAAGGCGCAAAAGTTCGGGCATAACTTATAGAGTTGACAAAAAATAAAGGAGGTTTATTGCCTGTGGTTTGAATTGGAACTATGGAAGTTTCAGGTGTTTTATTGCATCCTTCATCACGGATGAGACTAGCTAGCTCTTCAATTGTTGACATTTCAAATATGACCGCAGAGTGCAGATTTGTCTTAAAGGTTTTACCGATTTCTGCAAACAACTGCACTGCTAGCAAGGATGTTCCTCCTAAGTCAAAAAAGTCGTCCTGTCTACCAACTGATTTAACACCCAAAACATTCTTCCAAATCTTAGCTAGATAGATTTCTAATTCGTCTTGGAAAAGTAACAAGTTTTCTGTTGATTCTTCGGGAAAGTTGTTATTTGTAAACTGAGATGATTTCATATCTCTATTAATGTTGAGCATTTTGATGAGGTTATATTCATTCTGACTAGTTAACTAAAACCTTTTGGCTGTCCTAAGTCTTAAACAGGGGGGAAACTTCAATTACACTGCTTTGCGGGTGTTAGACCCGTTGTTGCAAGTAGTGTGGATTTAGAGTGATCTAAAAGTATTTACTAGATCACCAAGGACTTTTCAAACACCCTCTTAGCAGAAGTGCAGAGCGTTTTGTGTTGGGGGAAAATCCCGATTACAGAACGTAAACTAAGCATTGGGAGTTTTTTTAAGTGTTAATACTTAAGTGCTAATACTGAACAGTTTCATAGTAGAATGTTAATAAGAAGTTGTCAAGAGTTTAAGTAAGTATGCAGATATAAGTCAAATTAAATGGAACTATTAAGCAATCAAAAGGGGTAAAGCCTGTTTTGTAGGAATGAAGTTTCCTCTTTGTTCGCAGAGTGTCTGTCTAGGACACGCTCCGCGAACAGTATATAAAAGCCCTTAATTTTTTACACCCAAATACTTAAGCCCGCATTGTTATAATGCTCAAGACCCAGAACCCAGTATTGTTAAAATATACGACCTATGAGAAGAGAAATTATGAGTTTACAAACTTCCCTGGGATGCTTTTTCAACTTGCTGAGTAAAGTATTTTTCCTGATGTTGGAGTTGCCTTGCTAACTCTAAGCCGTCTTTAAAAGCTGTTAGTGCTTGCGGATAGTCTTTGCTTTCTAAATATAATTGTCCCATTTGATCGTAAGCTTGCATCATCCCATAATAATTAGCGGCTCTTGCTTCTGTTTCTAAGAGAATTTTGCTAGTTTCTAAAGCCTCATTAATTTGTCCTTGAGAACGATATAAGGGGATTAACTTCTGCAATGCTTCAGCCGCACGCGCATACTGTTGTAATTCCCAAGCTGTGACATAAGCGGCTTGATAGTTTTTAAAGGCTTCGGGGAGTAAAGCCGGATTTTCTTTAGCGAGGGTTTCGTAATTGGCTGCGATCGCTAGTTGCAAATTTGGCACAAGTGCCTGATTATCATTTTGGGAGTAAATTTCTTTGAGCTTACTCAAGACATCAATAGATTTTTGCGGCTGCTTCGCCTGTTGATAGATATAAGCTAGCTGTTGCAGGTATGTTAATTCATCCTGGCGTTCTCCCCGGTTGGTAGCTAAATTTAGCAACTCCTCGTAGTTGGTGGCGGCTTGGGGATAATTAAACCAACTCAGATTTAAGTTCCCCAGGGTTTTGAGGGTATCGATTTCCGCAGAGGTATCTTTTTGTTGTCGCACCTCTAGCAAAATTTGATTATATAGTTCTATGGCAGGTTTAGGCGATCGCACTTTCTGATAAGCTGAACCTAATGCGCGTAATAGCTCTAAGTCAATACTGGCTTGAGTTTTAGCTTTTTTAGGTTGTGCCTGCTTTTGAATTGCCTGCAAGCGTTGCGTAATATATTGTAGCTGTTGGCGATCGCTCCTATTCCAAGCAATCTCACCAACTCTTGACAATGCTTGTACCTCAGCCACAGCACCCAAATAGCGACGTAAGCGCAACTCCCGATTCCAAATCTCAAAAGCTGCTTCTTTATCTCCCGCTTGCAGTTTTACCACCGCCTCTTGATTTAACTCATCTAACGCCGCCTGAAGTTTTAGTTTTTCTAAAAGGCTTAAAGGCTGTTTATCACGCAAATTTGGTAAAAGTGGGTCTGGTGTGCTGATTTCTAGCGGACTAGGCGGAAATTTATCCGCCTGTAGAGGATTTCGAC from Nostoc sp. UHCC 0870 includes these protein-coding regions:
- the petC gene encoding cytochrome b6-f complex iron-sulfur subunit; translated protein: MDDSLILSNPSMSRRQLLNFFTGTIVAVTASAALYPATKFFVPPAESTDADGSILAKDQIGHPIPASQILAEQPGTRALIAGLASEPTYLTVKEDGTLDEMGIVDNCTHLGCTFPWNPVDEQFQCPCHGSRYDAQGSVERGPANRPLKLVHVQVRDNNIWISPWKDTDPRTGEKPWWV
- a CDS encoding thioesterase domain-containing protein, with product MKSSQFTNNNFPEESTENLLLFQDELEIYLAKIWKNVLGVKSVGRQDDFFDLGGTSLLAVQLFAEIGKTFKTNLHSAVIFEMSTIEELASLIRDEGCNKTPETSIVPIQTTGNKPPLFFVNSISYARTFAPYLGSDQPFYALNIFGLTDFFKHQLSDIQIKDVAAKFIEDMQIIQPHGPYFLSTYCGDSFVTFEIAQQLQAKGQQVAMLAFIDSIWEPVDLGLSLYWHNIGQFGLDYVLEKAKDKLRFTKHKLSLSIEQIKGKLLNKKGQISPRHVDDINLLKAFQESRNTYRPQVYPGKITLFTSTEWKLRNSPKLASFAAAGSENLELPGYHHTLFKEPQVQVLAEKLSDCLDKARVSAECMSM
- a CDS encoding ferritin-like domain-containing protein, which translates into the protein MNCQGNRHRRHQISRLDHGDKRGMCGVAIANTTTNTTSPTSAYNPSRELNAETQQAMIDAINDEYYARAFYTAVINKFGEVRPFSNIVHAEDRHVSLWNHLFTKYGLPIPPDTFMGNIPAPDTLQAACQTGVESEIANVQMYDRFLEFVQQADLRAAFIQLRHVSQNNHLPAFQRCVGRS
- a CDS encoding NAD(P)/FAD-dependent oxidoreductase, whose protein sequence is MAHIVIVGAGLGGLPTAYELRHILPKEHHVTVISETPYFTFIPSLPWVAMGLTSLESIQVSLQKRLQLKGINWILGRIDHLNPQDQKISFGEQSITYDYLIIATGAELALDAVAGLGPDGYTQSVCNPHHALMAHKAWQNFLLAPGPLVVGALPKTSCLGPAYEFTLLADYVLRKQGLREQVSITFVTPEPYAGHLGIGGMANSAHLVKEIMAQRGVEVIENVEVTAIEPNQIHLGNGRVLPFAYSMLLPPFRGPRFVRQVPGLSNQDGFIPVLPTYRHPEYASIYAIGVVVEIKPPEETPIPLGVPKTGQMTEAMGMAVAHNIAIELGVISAQPVTSTLDAICFADFGDTGILFLANPVLPDAVTGKRRRAVALSGAWVSWAKTAFEKYFLAKMRFGAAVPWFERLGLKLLGLSLVKPIKVEISRDISQEIS
- the hetL gene encoding heterocyst differentiation pentapeptide repeat protein HetL, which produces MDLDQILKQYAAGERNFQRVNLQEAELTNANLTGADFSYADLRQTRLGKTNLSQACLQAADLSESILWGVDLSEADLYRAVLREADLTGAKLVKTRLEETNLIKVSLCGANLHRANLSRSLLFQADFRPSSNQHTDLGYAVLSGSDLSYADLRAASLHHANLDKAKLCRANLGKTIQWGNLAADLTEASLQNADLSYANLDSAILRKANLQGADLTGAILTNADLEGAIMPDGTVYD
- a CDS encoding tetratricopeptide repeat protein — encoded protein: MLKRFSVIITAAILWQFSSDLTLAQSRNPLQADKFPPSPLEISTPDPLLPNLRDKQPLSLLEKLKLQAALDELNQEAVVKLQAGDKEAAFEIWNRELRLRRYLGAVAEVQALSRVGEIAWNRSDRQQLQYITQRLQAIQKQAQPKKAKTQASIDLELLRALGSAYQKVRSPKPAIELYNQILLEVRQQKDTSAEIDTLKTLGNLNLSWFNYPQAATNYEELLNLATNRGERQDELTYLQQLAYIYQQAKQPQKSIDVLSKLKEIYSQNDNQALVPNLQLAIAANYETLAKENPALLPEAFKNYQAAYVTAWELQQYARAAEALQKLIPLYRSQGQINEALETSKILLETEARAANYYGMMQAYDQMGQLYLESKDYPQALTAFKDGLELARQLQHQEKYFTQQVEKASQGSL